The Caproicibacterium lactatifermentans genome contains a region encoding:
- a CDS encoding recombinase family protein: MGLKKRAWLYCRIDAPEDAHGMLKGQKKELYDYADQLGFIIVGCSEDLGSGLKYNRPGLIAVERAAEQDRMDVLLVKQLSHLGRDSAQTLDFLRKLEQSGIKLYSPLEGEIRLFRDINAIHELTMGME; encoded by the coding sequence ATGGGACTGAAAAAAAGAGCGTGGCTGTACTGCCGCATTGACGCGCCGGAGGATGCCCACGGCATGTTGAAAGGTCAGAAAAAAGAGCTCTATGACTATGCGGATCAGCTGGGATTCATCATTGTTGGCTGTTCCGAGGATTTGGGAAGCGGCCTGAAATATAATCGCCCCGGCCTGATTGCAGTCGAACGTGCCGCTGAACAAGACAGGATGGATGTCTTATTAGTAAAACAACTAAGCCACCTCGGGAGAGATTCGGCACAAACGCTGGATTTTCTCCGGAAGCTGGAGCAGTCGGGCATAAAGCTCTATTCACCGCTGGAAGGAGAAATCAGATTGTTCAGAGATATCAATGCAATCCATGAGCTCACCATGGGCATGGAATAG